In one Trichlorobacter lovleyi SZ genomic region, the following are encoded:
- a CDS encoding methyl-accepting chemotaxis protein codes for MTIRRKLLINSLITFVGFAAVVLLGYYTIAGFQGTIRELTTRSTPLQVKMLQFQQTVERLSGDLLQTGMLEDPRELQKQTAVMEERRKRLDQLSKEIQELKGVQLDVSAFATLEQQVAAALQDKFTSLEIFKAEATNLSGSIRAAEKSLEGIRDVISGLRSTAARRAQSSSRDIEQALKGGSVTGLAENASLAEKVQNYRNGVENDMEINKRVMAAVEAVDSIHIDLRLLDAKARMIMLSSSAAELDRLAGEIGTVQARIGKSLKQAEAEVMSVKSGGVVRDAIEQIGSGAGRAGAAIRRIAAAQRNVLASMGQVEATVAQIRQVTLEQARQSEAQVTATTSEQQNFVEAMDATSHRRTAIMLGGALLIGILVLALNWLVAMIIRKPLGQLQSTIGEIAESRDLRRSVTVLNNDEIGQSINAFNSLISSFRRIVGAIAGTAGTLAGTSQELSGTVNLITCQVQEQSERVSQVATAGSQLSQTVADVAQHTARIAGSAGMARQTAQNGAAVVNRTIAEVQAIAESVGESQTTIASLHERSQQIGEILETIRDITDQTGLLALNAAIEAARAGEHGLGFAVVANEVRNLSRRAEQATVEIAGKLSAIQGDTGKAVEAMQQSLTRVTRGVEFSEEAGCALASIVESVDGLQGMTQQIATATEELSATSSQISNDILAIDTTLRETLQAAAAISDESIHLAAISQELQAELNQFRYDDPLPAAAAPTAPEQYRSPVFDALHSIPIRTAAAA; via the coding sequence ATGACCATCCGCCGGAAACTATTGATCAACAGCCTGATAACCTTTGTCGGCTTTGCTGCTGTCGTGCTGCTGGGCTACTACACCATCGCAGGATTCCAGGGCACTATCCGGGAGCTGACCACCCGCTCCACCCCGCTGCAGGTCAAGATGCTGCAGTTTCAGCAGACCGTGGAGCGGCTCTCCGGTGACCTGCTGCAAACCGGCATGCTGGAAGACCCACGGGAATTACAGAAGCAGACCGCTGTAATGGAGGAACGCCGCAAAAGGCTTGATCAACTGAGCAAGGAGATCCAGGAGCTGAAAGGGGTGCAGCTGGATGTCTCCGCCTTTGCAACCCTTGAGCAGCAGGTGGCGGCGGCATTGCAGGACAAGTTCACCAGCCTGGAGATCTTCAAGGCCGAGGCAACCAATCTGAGCGGTTCCATCAGAGCGGCGGAAAAGTCACTGGAGGGGATTCGCGATGTCATCTCCGGACTACGCAGCACGGCTGCGCGGCGGGCCCAATCCTCTTCAAGGGATATTGAACAGGCGCTGAAGGGCGGTTCGGTCACCGGGCTGGCCGAAAATGCCAGCCTGGCGGAAAAGGTGCAGAACTACCGCAACGGTGTTGAAAACGACATGGAGATCAACAAACGGGTCATGGCAGCGGTTGAGGCGGTGGACAGCATCCATATCGACCTGCGCCTGCTGGACGCCAAGGCCCGCATGATCATGCTGAGCAGCTCGGCAGCAGAGCTGGACAGGCTGGCCGGAGAGATCGGCACCGTACAGGCCAGAATCGGCAAGAGCCTGAAGCAGGCTGAAGCTGAAGTCATGTCGGTCAAAAGCGGTGGCGTGGTCAGGGATGCCATTGAACAGATCGGCAGCGGTGCCGGCCGGGCAGGCGCGGCGATCAGGCGGATCGCCGCAGCCCAGCGCAATGTGCTGGCCAGCATGGGACAGGTGGAGGCGACCGTGGCGCAGATCAGGCAGGTTACCCTTGAACAGGCCCGCCAGAGCGAGGCACAGGTTACTGCCACCACCAGCGAACAGCAGAACTTTGTCGAGGCGATGGATGCCACGTCGCACCGGCGGACTGCGATCATGCTGGGGGGCGCACTGCTGATCGGCATCCTGGTGCTGGCCCTGAACTGGCTGGTGGCCATGATCATCCGCAAGCCGCTCGGCCAGCTGCAGAGCACCATCGGCGAGATCGCCGAGAGCCGTGACCTGCGTCGCAGCGTGACGGTCCTGAACAACGATGAGATCGGCCAGTCCATCAACGCCTTTAACAGCCTGATCAGCTCCTTCAGGCGGATTGTCGGGGCGATCGCCGGAACCGCCGGCACCCTGGCCGGCACCTCGCAGGAGCTTTCCGGCACCGTCAACCTGATCACCTGCCAGGTTCAGGAACAGAGCGAACGGGTCAGCCAGGTTGCCACGGCAGGCAGTCAGCTGTCCCAGACCGTGGCCGATGTGGCACAGCACACGGCCAGGATCGCCGGTTCCGCCGGCATGGCCCGGCAGACCGCCCAAAACGGTGCCGCAGTGGTGAACCGTACCATTGCCGAGGTTCAGGCGATTGCCGAATCGGTCGGGGAATCCCAAACCACCATAGCCAGCCTGCACGAGCGTTCACAACAGATCGGCGAGATACTTGAGACCATCAGGGATATCACGGACCAGACCGGCCTGCTGGCGCTGAACGCCGCCATTGAAGCGGCCCGGGCCGGAGAACACGGCCTTGGCTTTGCCGTGGTGGCCAACGAGGTCCGCAACCTCTCCCGCCGTGCCGAGCAGGCCACGGTCGAGATTGCCGGGAAGCTGTCGGCGATCCAGGGGGACACCGGCAAGGCCGTGGAAGCGATGCAGCAGAGCCTGACACGGGTCACCCGGGGGGTAGAGTTTTCTGAAGAGGCCGGTTGCGCCCTGGCCAGCATTGTTGAAAGTGTTGACGGACTGCAGGGGATGACCCAGCAGATCGCCACCGCCACTGAGGAGCTGTCGGCCACCTCCAGCCAGATCAGCAACGACATCCTGGCCATTGACACCACCCTGCGGGAAACCCTGCAGGCTGCCGCGGCAATCTCGGATGAATCGATCCACCTGGCTGCCATCTCGCAGGAACTGCAGGCCGAGCTGAACCAGTTCCGGTATGACGACCCGCTGCCTGCCGCAGCGGCACCAACAGCGCCGGAACAGTACCGCAGCCCGGTCTTTGATGCGCTGCACAGTATCCCGATCAGAACTGCCGCAGCAGCGTAA
- a CDS encoding EAL domain-containing protein yields the protein MHTVTQHPIAGRQWLPDDAIKPANIPGRQAKLLLFGRVLPLTARSITLTFLLFGGIWTISAGLLERQLNLPEGLSYLTHIAAGAGLLLITAAMLYLLIRRFTRNDSSSHELIIRAFHASPNGIAVVRDQDRRILSVNQRFAAMTGYAVASIVGHSDSDLKLWEHSSERLDLIRQIRSNGAVQGLEVTLRRQDGSLLTGSISAHRILFEGDSCTIIFLEDITLLKQAARKVEELTRYDAITGLPNHKLLSDRLAQLLAISSREEQALSVLKLVLGRCPGAISARGGDDCDELLRSVADRLQDVLRETDTLAVLQKGEFGILLPKSGSERDILPVITKLLDAINEPFSLHDAEFQLNAHIGIAIFPGDGRSGEVLLQHAHLAQLQAQSKSIAGESGFKFYAEEMNQAVREQMQIESSILRGLRAGEFFACYQPLFSQDGKKLVGMEALARWQHPTLGLVGPDKFIPVAEANGAIVQLGDRMLELALQNCKQWREQGYPHLTVAVNVSTRQLKDRQFAERVARQLQMVGLPPDALCCELTESLLMEHSNENTEQIFRLKELGVKLAIDDFGTGYSSLTYLKHLPVDRIKIDRSFVNELDSNPDDRAIVVAIIAMARSLHLKVTAEGVETPSQHQLLQELGCDTMQGYYFGKPMQREAFELFLLNGAQLLAGEPSDPQPEQIGQELTPPAAMPVPQEEDDRSLQTVADITLHIEPLRPADRLNTALERFQTDKRLQVLPVVDQHRVAGVLNRSEFIEEQIVGRIGYAFHINHSKKVRDLMQPVPLVIESDASIEEAAQALHGNFGTMRLENICVARRGVYRGILDVRTLVEAITALNLKLAKGANPLTGLPGNESIQRETTRRLESGMPFDIAYIDIDHFKPYNDFYGFERGDMVIQVVGDILKFHADELLQGKQARNFCGHIGGDDFIIITGPGYAAALSRQVIAEFDARLPLLHGSSDYAKGCYTSFNRKGELETFSLLSLSVAVISTGQLQISSYAQLASMASEVKKTAKKVRGSSVAVKDSYEAPRVVLGTLPAEA from the coding sequence ATGCATACCGTTACGCAGCACCCGATAGCAGGAAGACAGTGGCTGCCGGATGACGCTATCAAACCGGCCAACATACCGGGCCGCCAGGCAAAGCTGCTGCTGTTCGGCCGGGTTTTGCCCCTGACCGCCCGCAGCATCACCCTCACCTTCCTGCTGTTCGGCGGCATCTGGACCATCTCGGCCGGGCTGCTTGAACGGCAACTCAATCTGCCGGAAGGGCTGTCATACCTGACACATATTGCCGCAGGGGCCGGGCTGCTGCTGATCACGGCGGCCATGCTCTACCTGCTGATCCGGCGCTTTACCCGAAACGATTCATCCTCCCATGAGCTGATCATCAGGGCCTTTCATGCCTCTCCCAACGGTATTGCAGTGGTACGGGACCAGGACCGCCGGATCCTGTCGGTCAACCAGCGCTTTGCCGCTATGACCGGCTACGCGGTTGCCAGCATTGTGGGACACAGTGACAGCGACCTGAAGCTCTGGGAACACAGTTCGGAACGGCTGGACCTGATCCGTCAGATCCGCAGCAACGGCGCGGTTCAGGGACTGGAGGTCACCCTGCGGCGTCAGGACGGCTCCCTGCTGACCGGGTCGATTTCTGCCCACCGGATCCTGTTTGAAGGAGACTCCTGCACCATCATCTTTCTGGAGGATATCACCCTGCTGAAGCAGGCCGCCCGCAAGGTGGAAGAGCTGACCCGCTATGACGCCATCACCGGCCTGCCCAACCACAAGCTGCTCAGCGACCGTCTGGCCCAGCTGCTGGCCATCAGCAGCCGCGAAGAGCAGGCCCTGTCGGTGCTGAAGCTGGTGCTGGGGCGCTGCCCCGGTGCGATCAGCGCACGGGGTGGCGACGACTGTGACGAGCTGCTGCGCAGCGTGGCCGACCGGCTGCAGGATGTCCTGCGCGAGACCGACACCCTCGCGGTGCTGCAGAAGGGTGAATTCGGCATCCTGCTGCCCAAGAGCGGCAGCGAACGGGATATTCTGCCGGTCATCACCAAACTGCTTGATGCCATCAATGAGCCGTTCAGCCTGCATGACGCCGAATTTCAGCTGAACGCCCATATCGGCATTGCCATCTTTCCCGGTGACGGACGCAGCGGCGAGGTGCTGCTGCAGCATGCCCACCTGGCGCAGCTCCAGGCGCAGTCCAAGTCGATTGCCGGTGAAAGCGGCTTCAAGTTCTATGCAGAAGAGATGAACCAGGCGGTCAGGGAACAGATGCAGATTGAATCAAGCATCCTGCGGGGTTTACGGGCCGGGGAGTTCTTTGCCTGCTATCAGCCGTTGTTCAGCCAGGACGGCAAAAAACTGGTCGGGATGGAAGCACTGGCCCGTTGGCAGCACCCCACCCTGGGGCTGGTGGGGCCGGACAAGTTTATTCCGGTGGCTGAGGCCAACGGCGCCATTGTGCAGCTGGGAGACCGGATGCTGGAACTGGCCCTGCAGAACTGTAAACAGTGGCGGGAACAGGGCTATCCCCACCTGACTGTTGCCGTCAATGTCTCGACCCGCCAGCTAAAGGACCGCCAGTTTGCAGAGCGGGTCGCCCGTCAACTGCAGATGGTGGGGTTGCCACCTGATGCACTCTGCTGTGAGCTGACCGAATCGCTCTTGATGGAACATTCCAATGAAAACACCGAGCAGATCTTCAGGCTGAAGGAGCTGGGGGTTAAACTGGCCATTGACGACTTTGGCACCGGCTATTCGTCCCTGACCTATCTGAAACACCTGCCGGTGGATCGGATCAAGATTGACCGTTCCTTTGTGAACGAGCTGGACAGCAACCCCGATGACCGGGCGATTGTGGTTGCCATCATTGCCATGGCCCGCTCACTGCACCTCAAGGTAACGGCAGAAGGGGTGGAGACCCCCAGCCAGCACCAACTGTTGCAGGAACTTGGCTGCGACACCATGCAGGGCTACTACTTTGGCAAACCGATGCAGCGTGAGGCATTTGAACTCTTTTTGCTGAATGGCGCGCAACTGCTTGCCGGTGAGCCGTCTGACCCGCAGCCTGAACAGATCGGGCAGGAACTCACCCCTCCGGCAGCCATGCCAGTACCCCAGGAAGAGGATGATCGCTCGCTGCAGACCGTTGCCGACATAACCCTGCATATCGAGCCGCTCAGACCGGCTGACCGTCTGAACACCGCCCTGGAGCGATTTCAGACCGACAAACGGCTGCAGGTACTGCCGGTGGTGGATCAGCACCGGGTAGCGGGAGTACTGAACCGCTCCGAGTTCATCGAAGAGCAGATTGTGGGGCGGATCGGCTACGCATTTCATATCAACCACTCCAAAAAGGTACGCGACCTGATGCAGCCGGTGCCGCTGGTGATTGAGTCTGACGCCAGTATTGAAGAGGCGGCCCAGGCGCTGCACGGCAACTTTGGCACCATGCGGCTGGAGAACATCTGCGTTGCCAGGCGCGGCGTCTACCGGGGCATTCTGGATGTCCGCACCCTGGTGGAGGCGATCACCGCCCTGAACCTGAAGCTGGCCAAGGGGGCCAACCCGCTGACCGGCCTGCCGGGCAACGAGAGTATCCAGCGTGAGACCACCCGGCGGCTGGAGTCCGGCATGCCGTTCGACATCGCCTACATCGATATTGACCACTTCAAGCCATACAACGACTTCTACGGCTTTGAGCGGGGCGACATGGTGATCCAGGTGGTGGGGGATATCCTGAAATTTCACGCCGATGAGCTGCTGCAGGGCAAGCAGGCCAGGAACTTCTGCGGACATATCGGCGGTGACGACTTCATCATCATCACCGGCCCCGGCTACGCCGCCGCCCTATCCCGCCAGGTGATCGCCGAATTTGACGCACGGCTGCCGCTGCTGCACGGTTCCAGCGACTACGCCAAGGGCTGTTACACCTCCTTCAACCGCAAGGGTGAGCTGGAGACCTTCAGCCTGCTGTCGCTTTCAGTGGCGGTGATCAGCACCGGGCAGCTGCAGATCAGCTCCTATGCCCAGCTGGCCTCCATGGCCAGCGAGGTCAAAAAGACCGCCAAGAAGGTCAGGGGCTCGTCGGTGGCGGTTAAAGACAGTTACGAGGCGCCCCGAGTGGTGCTTGGCACCCTGCCGGCAGAAGCATAA
- a CDS encoding protein kinase domain-containing protein produces the protein MEKGTMLYHYRIEGAAPYGKGALLMAEHILLGKRFLLKSLTPKLPGTESYRERFYNEAKLLAGMVHPNILQATDFFEHNSGFWLVMEYYNGAALDRMIEHNGPFPQQIALHYAVRLLQGLRFAHDKGVIHRGLTTAIILLDRNGGLKISDFGVALLKYGEDLQEVGQGGEAAFMSPEQILNPFTVTPQSDIYAVGLILYNMLAGRLPFSEESAVDTLMNQFDSTIPDIRSFAPDTHEELAAIVHKALEKDPANRYQSCVEFLAALEAHRVALLPKAPAEGIADSWLRRRRGLVMSSLVSALLLATGGGYYYHWINSYDIILKLQGSNTIGAELAPALAEEFLKKQGAVRIRRVPGKNHEEQLVEGIMEGRRNRAVEIKAHGSTTAFEGLQANACDIGMSSRRIKDDEVKRLSLLGNMTSRANEHVLALDGVAVIVNSTNPVATLTMADTQGLFTGKIPEWKQLNSAAKAAPVHVYARDDKSGTFDTFKSLVLHKEKLVKEAKRFEDSVKLSRDVSSDPNGIGFIGLPYVKSSKAVAISGGAQPILPTPFTVATEDYGLARRLYLYTPGQPKNQKIRDFVEFALSPEGQAIVEKNGFVPLSVRMGNSSIPANAPERYRMLASSAERLSLNVKFTADGQLDNKAYRDLDRLVRALSTKELQGRQLLLFSFTDASSDPHSSLALSHQRVGQVAQELRSRGIMVAAAEGFGSSLPVADNSTKEGRQRNNRVEIWLAKR, from the coding sequence ATGGAAAAGGGAACCATGCTGTATCACTATCGCATCGAAGGGGCGGCCCCCTACGGCAAAGGGGCGTTGCTGATGGCCGAACATATCCTGCTGGGCAAGCGTTTCCTGCTGAAATCCCTGACCCCGAAGCTGCCGGGCACCGAATCATACCGGGAGCGGTTCTATAACGAGGCCAAGCTGCTGGCCGGGATGGTGCATCCCAACATCCTGCAGGCCACCGACTTCTTTGAGCACAACAGCGGGTTCTGGCTGGTGATGGAATACTATAACGGCGCTGCCCTGGACCGGATGATCGAACATAATGGTCCCTTTCCGCAACAGATTGCCCTGCACTATGCGGTACGGCTGCTGCAGGGGCTGCGCTTCGCCCATGACAAAGGGGTGATCCACCGTGGCCTGACCACCGCGATCATCCTGCTGGACCGCAACGGCGGGCTGAAGATCTCCGACTTCGGGGTGGCGCTGCTGAAGTACGGCGAAGACCTGCAGGAGGTTGGTCAGGGAGGCGAGGCCGCCTTCATGAGCCCGGAGCAGATCCTGAACCCCTTTACCGTGACCCCCCAGAGCGACATCTACGCCGTGGGGCTGATCCTGTACAACATGCTGGCCGGCAGGCTGCCGTTCAGCGAAGAATCCGCGGTCGATACCCTGATGAACCAGTTTGACAGCACCATCCCGGATATCAGGAGCTTTGCGCCGGATACCCATGAAGAGCTGGCAGCCATCGTCCACAAGGCCCTGGAAAAGGACCCGGCCAACCGCTACCAGAGCTGCGTCGAGTTCCTGGCCGCCCTTGAGGCGCACCGGGTCGCCCTGCTGCCCAAGGCACCGGCCGAAGGGATTGCCGACTCCTGGCTCAGGCGCCGCCGCGGCCTGGTGATGTCATCGCTGGTGAGCGCCCTGCTGCTGGCAACCGGCGGCGGCTACTACTACCACTGGATCAACTCCTACGACATCATCCTGAAGCTGCAGGGTTCCAACACCATCGGCGCAGAACTGGCCCCCGCGCTGGCCGAGGAGTTTCTCAAAAAGCAGGGGGCGGTCCGTATCCGGCGGGTACCGGGCAAAAACCACGAAGAACAGCTGGTGGAAGGAATCATGGAGGGACGCCGTAACCGGGCGGTGGAGATCAAGGCCCACGGCTCCACCACCGCCTTTGAAGGGTTGCAGGCCAACGCCTGCGACATCGGCATGTCATCCCGCAGGATCAAGGATGACGAGGTCAAGCGGCTGTCGCTGCTGGGGAACATGACCTCCCGCGCCAACGAGCATGTCCTGGCCCTGGACGGAGTGGCGGTCATCGTCAACAGCACCAACCCGGTTGCAACCCTGACCATGGCCGATACCCAGGGGCTCTTCACCGGCAAGATCCCTGAATGGAAGCAGCTGAACAGCGCTGCCAAGGCTGCGCCGGTGCATGTCTATGCCCGTGATGACAAATCAGGCACCTTCGACACCTTCAAGAGCCTGGTGCTGCACAAGGAAAAACTGGTCAAAGAGGCCAAGCGCTTCGAGGACAGCGTCAAGCTCTCACGGGATGTCTCCAGCGACCCCAACGGCATCGGCTTCATCGGCCTGCCCTACGTCAAATCCTCCAAGGCGGTGGCCATCAGCGGTGGTGCCCAGCCGATCCTGCCGACCCCCTTTACCGTTGCCACCGAAGACTACGGTCTGGCCCGCCGTCTCTACCTCTACACACCGGGACAGCCCAAAAACCAGAAGATCAGGGATTTTGTCGAATTTGCCCTCTCCCCTGAAGGACAGGCCATCGTGGAAAAAAACGGCTTTGTGCCGCTTTCAGTGCGGATGGGCAACTCCTCCATCCCTGCCAATGCCCCTGAGCGTTACCGCATGCTGGCAAGCAGTGCGGAACGCCTCTCGCTCAACGTCAAATTCACCGCCGACGGCCAGCTTGACAACAAGGCCTATCGCGACCTGGACCGGCTGGTGCGGGCGCTCTCAACCAAAGAGCTGCAGGGACGCCAGTTGCTGCTGTTCAGCTTCACCGATGCCAGCAGCGATCCCCACAGCAGCCTGGCACTTTCCCACCAGCGGGTTGGTCAGGTGGCCCAGGAACTGCGTTCTCGCGGCATCATGGTGGCAGCGGCTGAAGGGTTCGGCTCAAGCCTGCCGGTGGCCGACAACAGTACCAAAGAGGGCAGGCAGCGCAACAACCGGGTTGAAATCTGGCTGGCAAAGCGGTAA
- a CDS encoding alpha/beta fold hydrolase, with the protein MKQLLSRHLQPLTERHPALMNMATATAGFLRSIAIKPYRQRHRPRELALWERYHSLHAVRCQVYREKSAGGRPTIVVAGFVPDATEVVEFQRPLLRSHGSIYYLNYPRNGFSHELFEAQLADLIDELSLKGERPVLMGVSFGAGLVVDFLRRASEQLHDRLRGLLLVSPVLCTADLIRPDNQRNGGVRMLESNLRKILKADPNDESDLNRQLERARRCFQALFEAGAENRSLTTRHLAIRQRIFGVLEHTSNLGGYQRVLALRSFAEPAAGRTIFGGPTLIMLAEDEQSILVPGSPTLQLCADHAALRSVFPEARACLIASNNDADPVAHASLIFHQHCYNPRMEQWLQKLHNQPLLAVV; encoded by the coding sequence ATGAAGCAGTTGTTGAGCAGACACCTTCAGCCGTTAACTGAGCGCCATCCGGCCCTGATGAACATGGCCACCGCCACCGCCGGGTTTTTGCGTTCGATAGCCATCAAGCCGTACAGGCAGCGCCACCGTCCACGGGAGCTGGCGCTGTGGGAGCGTTATCACAGTCTGCATGCCGTGCGTTGTCAGGTCTATCGTGAAAAGTCTGCCGGTGGACGTCCTACCATTGTGGTGGCCGGTTTTGTGCCGGATGCCACCGAGGTGGTGGAGTTTCAACGTCCGCTGCTGCGCAGCCACGGCAGCATCTATTACCTCAACTACCCGCGTAACGGTTTCAGCCACGAACTGTTTGAGGCGCAGCTGGCCGACCTGATTGATGAGCTGAGTCTGAAGGGAGAGCGGCCGGTGCTGATGGGGGTCAGCTTCGGCGCCGGACTGGTGGTTGATTTTCTGCGGCGGGCCTCGGAACAGCTGCATGACCGTCTGCGCGGCCTGCTGCTGGTCAGCCCGGTACTCTGCACCGCCGACCTGATCCGGCCCGACAACCAGCGCAACGGCGGGGTTCGGATGCTGGAGTCAAACCTGCGTAAGATATTGAAGGCCGACCCAAATGATGAGAGCGATCTGAACCGGCAGCTGGAGCGGGCGCGGCGCTGTTTTCAGGCCCTGTTTGAGGCAGGGGCGGAAAACCGCAGCCTGACCACCCGCCACCTGGCCATCCGGCAGCGGATATTCGGGGTGCTTGAGCATACCTCCAACCTTGGCGGCTATCAGCGGGTGCTGGCCTTGCGCAGCTTTGCCGAACCGGCTGCAGGCAGGACCATCTTTGGCGGACCGACCCTGATCATGCTGGCCGAGGATGAGCAGAGCATTCTGGTGCCGGGATCGCCCACCCTGCAACTATGTGCCGATCATGCCGCCCTGCGTTCGGTCTTCCCCGAAGCCAGGGCCTGTCTGATCGCCTCAAACAATGATGCCGACCCGGTGGCCCATGCCTCGCTGATCTTTCATCAGCACTGCTACAATCCGCGCATGGAGCAGTGGTTGCAGAAGCTGCATAACCAGCCGCTCCTGGCGGTGGTGTGA
- a CDS encoding GH3 family domain-containing protein: protein MKFPVSLLSLPLRAAADIRARRFLRKDPLGSQRELLPRLLQRAAKTRFGREYGFNSLASLPFEVCYQQFQQQVPIRTYRQFWDDWFAACLTTTPQGQQLRLQDQSWPGLIPWFCETSGTTAPTKFIPFTHEMFRMNQRAALDMLCCYLAAEPGSRVPEGKILYMAGSTRLKQMGPGVLAGDMSAITLQQRPAWLNPFVEPQEPLTSAPWDQRLDGMARLLLADRKIRIISGVPPWILLLLKQVESLAGRPVREALPSLELIIHGGTSMAPYAAEYQRLLPSGGPRFLELLPSSEAFMGFQVQGEATMRLTPFYGSFFEFVPIEQLDESGAPLSDAQAVPLAGVVTGQRYAVILSTCSGLWRYHIGDTLRFLDADRFHFEFTGRDKFLDRFEEKVTQTEVEQAVAMLNKRHDGLVREFMVGADIGGRCHHWVLACRGSALLPDQASRLLDDQLRSANADYDTFRQQGRINSPRVLLVSEQQIYDWSAEVRGKLGGQSKIPHIDPTLTGELVKSLSGYACNNSFQSFASP, encoded by the coding sequence TTGAAGTTTCCTGTTTCCCTGTTGTCTCTGCCGCTGCGCGCCGCCGCCGATATCCGTGCCCGGCGCTTTTTACGCAAAGATCCGCTGGGCAGCCAGCGTGAACTGCTGCCCCGCCTGCTGCAGAGGGCGGCAAAAACCCGCTTTGGCCGCGAGTACGGCTTCAATTCTCTGGCCAGCCTGCCCTTTGAAGTCTGCTATCAGCAGTTTCAACAGCAGGTGCCGATCCGTACCTATCGTCAGTTCTGGGATGACTGGTTTGCAGCCTGCCTGACAACCACCCCGCAGGGACAGCAGTTGCGGCTGCAGGATCAGAGCTGGCCCGGACTGATCCCCTGGTTCTGCGAGACCTCCGGCACCACGGCGCCAACCAAGTTCATTCCCTTTACCCATGAGATGTTCAGGATGAACCAGCGGGCAGCCCTGGATATGCTCTGCTGTTACCTGGCAGCTGAACCGGGCAGCAGGGTGCCGGAGGGCAAGATCCTCTACATGGCCGGCAGCACCCGGCTCAAGCAGATGGGGCCGGGTGTGCTGGCCGGTGACATGAGTGCCATTACCCTGCAGCAGCGGCCCGCCTGGCTGAACCCGTTTGTAGAACCACAGGAGCCGCTGACCTCGGCCCCGTGGGATCAGCGGCTGGACGGCATGGCCCGGCTGCTGCTGGCAGACCGGAAGATACGGATCATCTCCGGGGTGCCGCCCTGGATTTTACTGCTGCTGAAGCAGGTGGAATCCCTGGCCGGTCGTCCGGTGCGTGAGGCGTTGCCCAGTCTGGAACTGATCATTCACGGTGGTACCAGCATGGCCCCCTATGCTGCAGAATACCAACGGCTGCTCCCTTCTGGCGGCCCCCGCTTTCTGGAACTGCTGCCTTCATCCGAGGCGTTCATGGGCTTTCAGGTGCAGGGTGAGGCAACCATGCGGTTGACACCGTTTTACGGCTCGTTTTTCGAGTTTGTGCCGATTGAACAGCTGGATGAGAGCGGCGCACCGCTTTCTGACGCCCAGGCTGTACCGCTGGCCGGGGTGGTGACCGGTCAGCGGTACGCCGTGATTCTTTCCACCTGCTCCGGGCTGTGGCGCTACCATATCGGCGATACCCTGCGCTTTCTGGATGCCGACCGGTTCCATTTTGAATTTACCGGCCGGGATAAGTTTCTGGATCGCTTTGAGGAGAAGGTGACCCAGACCGAGGTGGAACAGGCGGTGGCTATGCTGAACAAGCGGCACGACGGTCTGGTGCGGGAGTTCATGGTGGGGGCAGATATTGGCGGTCGTTGCCACCACTGGGTACTGGCCTGCCGGGGCAGTGCGCTGCTGCCGGACCAGGCCTCACGTTTGCTGGACGACCAGCTGCGTAGCGCCAATGCCGATTATGACACCTTCCGGCAACAGGGAAGGATTAACAGTCCCCGTGTACTGCTGGTGTCGGAACAGCAGATCTATGACTGGTCGGCAGAGGTGCGTGGCAAGCTGGGCGGCCAGAGCAAGATCCCCCACATTGATCCGACCCTGACCGGTGAGCTGGTCAAAAGCCTGTCCGGCTATGCCTGTAACAATAGTTTCCAATCTTTTGCCTCCCCGTAA